The following proteins are co-located in the Bombus pascuorum chromosome 3, iyBomPasc1.1, whole genome shotgun sequence genome:
- the LOC132905113 gene encoding serine/threonine-protein kinase GD17699-like isoform X5 → MMMEEPLSQGASPSVDSNFSGSGELSSTTIMSIDERMLDVSSRHSLNVLRTPPTKKAKRVRFFRNGDKFYTGIVMAVTPERYRSFDSLASDLTRALISSVTLPNGVRAIYTMDGKKVQSINDLEDGKCYVVSGQGEIFKKVEYSSTKVRRGSSLSGLPQSPAGTGRQISAIPLCVKAKIVTLIRHGTKPRKVVRLLLNKRNAPSLEHAMEAITEAVKLDSGAVRKVYTLSGQQVTSLEQFFENDDIFIAYGPEKSNQEDFELDFEESKSVQSFRRCPWTSKRQIGPMPRMPRKSGKKVLTTPQVRTPSPSSLILPQPLRLHYAVGHVIGEGNFAIVRHCSHKSTGAEYAMKIVDKYKCQGKETMWASEVSILRQVCHPNIINLIAEQETTDQLFLVMELVKGGDLFDAIAAATKFSELEASIMIGHLTSALAYLHLHQIVHRDVKPENLLVEMDGNHVSCLKLCDFGLAQVVREPLYTVCGTPTYVAPEILAETGYGLKIDVWAAGVILYILLCGFPPFASPENKQEELFERILSGQYDFRSPFWDEISDSAKQLISNMLQTQPELRFSAEDVLDHPWLAYHWLPHDLAP, encoded by the exons AT gaTGATGGAAGAACCATTGAGTCAAGGTGCTTCACCATCTGTTGATAGTAATTTTTCTGGAAGCGGAGAATTAAGTTCCACTACTATAATGAGTATAGATGAAAGAATGTTGGATGTTAGCTCACGGCATTCTTTAAATGTTCTTAGAACACCGCCAACCAAGAAGGCAAAACGAGTGAGATTTTTTAGAAATggagataaattttatactgGTATTGTGATGGCTGTGACTCCAGAAAGATATCGCAGTTTTGATAGTTTAGCATCGGATTTAACAAGAGCTTTAATATCGAGCGTGACTCTACCTAATGGTGTTAGAGCAATTTATACTATGGATGGGAAAAAGGTTCAAAGTATTAATGATTTAGAAGATGGTAAATGTTATGTGGTTTCTGGCCaaggagaaatttttaaaaaagtggAATATTCATCTACCAAAGTAAGAAGAGGTAGTTCTTTATCTGGATTACCTCAATCCCCAGCTGGTACTGGTAGACAAATAAGTGCAATACCACTGTGCGTGAAAGCAAAAATAGTCACTTTAATAAGACATGGTACAAAACCTCGTAAAGTTGTACGTCTTTtactaaataaaagaaatgctCCAAGCTTAGAACATGCAATGGAAGCAATTACAGAAGCTGTTAAGTTAGATTCTGGAGCAGTAAGAAAAGTCTATACACTCTCAGGGCAACAAGTTACCTCGTTGgaacaattttttgaaaatgatGATATCTTTATAGCTTATGGGCCTGAAAAGTCAAATCAGGAAGATTTTGAATTAGATTTTGAAGAATCTAAGAGTGTGCAAAGTTTCCGAAGATGTCCATGGACATCAAAGAGACAAATTGGTCCAATGCCAAGAATGCCACGTAAATCTGGAAAAAAAGTGCTTACTACACCTCAAGTGAGGACACCGAGTCCTTCTTCGTTAATATTACCACAACCACTACGTTTACACTATGCAGTAGGACATGTAATTGGAGAAGGTAACTTTGCAATTGTTAGGCATTGCTCTCATAA atctACAGGTGCAGAATACGCAATGAAAATTGTAGATAAGTATAAATGTCAAGGTAAAGAAACAATGTGGGCAAGCGAAGTATCAATTTTACGACAAGTTTGCCatccaaatattattaatttaattgcgGAACAAGAAACTACTGATCAACTGTTTTTGGTCATGGAGCTTGTAAAA GGTGGTGATTTATTTGATGCTATTGCTGCAGCAACAAAATTTTCCGAACTTGAAGCTAGTATAATGATTGGACATTTAACATCTGCATTGGCTTACTTGCATTTACACCAAATAGTACACCGTGATGTTAAACCTGAAAACCTTTTAGTTGAAATGGATGGAAATCATGTTAGTTGTTTAAAGTTATGCGATTTTGGACTTGCTCAAGTTGTAAGGGAACCTTTGTACACAGTTTGTGGTACACCTACGTATGTAGCACCAGAAATACTTGCAGAAACAGGATATGGTttgaaa aTTGATGTATGGGCAGCTGGAGTAATACTGTATATCTTACTTTGTGGCTTTCCACCATTTGCTTCTCCTGAAAATAAGCAAGAAGAATTATTTGAGCGTATTTTAAGCGGCCAGTATGACTTTAGATCTCCATTTTGGGACGAGATTTCAGATTCTGCTAAAcaattaatatcgaatatgCTTCAAACACAACCTGAACTGAGATTTAGTGCAGAAGATGTACTTGATCATCCATGGCTAGCG
- the LOC132905113 gene encoding serine/threonine-protein kinase GD17699-like isoform X2 gives MMMEEPLSQGASPSVDSNFSGSGELSSTTIMSIDERMLDVSSRHSLNVLRTPPTKKAKRVRFFRNGDKFYTGIVMAVTPERYRSFDSLASDLTRALISSVTLPNGVRAIYTMDGKKVQSINDLEDGKCYVVSGQGEIFKKVEYSSTKVRRGSSLSGLPQSPAGTGRQISAIPLCVKAKIVTLIRHGTKPRKVVRLLLNKRNAPSLEHAMEAITEAVKLDSGAVRKVYTLSGQQVTSLEQFFENDDIFIAYGPEKSNQEDFELDFEESKSVQSFRRCPWTSKRQIGPMPRMPRKSGKKVLTTPQVRTPSPSSLILPQPLRLHYAVGHVIGEGNFAIVRHCSHKSTGAEYAMKIVDKYKCQGKETMWASEVSILRQVCHPNIINLIAEQETTDQLFLVMELVKGGDLFDAIAAATKFSELEASIMIGHLTSALAYLHLHQIVHRDVKPENLLVEMDGNHVSCLKLCDFGLAQVVREPLYTVCGTPTYVAPEILAETGYGLKIDVWAAGVILYILLCGFPPFASPENKQEELFERILSGQYDFRSPFWDEISDSAKQLISNMLQTQPELRFSAEDVLDHPWLASFLGEQTTASTPTNAPEQHWYQREPIKLAIFEFDFFKNPVQGDNSQDEVDDAPDSRTNVKNNRSEVLSSIESNSIDIFYNKVQKN, from the exons AT gaTGATGGAAGAACCATTGAGTCAAGGTGCTTCACCATCTGTTGATAGTAATTTTTCTGGAAGCGGAGAATTAAGTTCCACTACTATAATGAGTATAGATGAAAGAATGTTGGATGTTAGCTCACGGCATTCTTTAAATGTTCTTAGAACACCGCCAACCAAGAAGGCAAAACGAGTGAGATTTTTTAGAAATggagataaattttatactgGTATTGTGATGGCTGTGACTCCAGAAAGATATCGCAGTTTTGATAGTTTAGCATCGGATTTAACAAGAGCTTTAATATCGAGCGTGACTCTACCTAATGGTGTTAGAGCAATTTATACTATGGATGGGAAAAAGGTTCAAAGTATTAATGATTTAGAAGATGGTAAATGTTATGTGGTTTCTGGCCaaggagaaatttttaaaaaagtggAATATTCATCTACCAAAGTAAGAAGAGGTAGTTCTTTATCTGGATTACCTCAATCCCCAGCTGGTACTGGTAGACAAATAAGTGCAATACCACTGTGCGTGAAAGCAAAAATAGTCACTTTAATAAGACATGGTACAAAACCTCGTAAAGTTGTACGTCTTTtactaaataaaagaaatgctCCAAGCTTAGAACATGCAATGGAAGCAATTACAGAAGCTGTTAAGTTAGATTCTGGAGCAGTAAGAAAAGTCTATACACTCTCAGGGCAACAAGTTACCTCGTTGgaacaattttttgaaaatgatGATATCTTTATAGCTTATGGGCCTGAAAAGTCAAATCAGGAAGATTTTGAATTAGATTTTGAAGAATCTAAGAGTGTGCAAAGTTTCCGAAGATGTCCATGGACATCAAAGAGACAAATTGGTCCAATGCCAAGAATGCCACGTAAATCTGGAAAAAAAGTGCTTACTACACCTCAAGTGAGGACACCGAGTCCTTCTTCGTTAATATTACCACAACCACTACGTTTACACTATGCAGTAGGACATGTAATTGGAGAAGGTAACTTTGCAATTGTTAGGCATTGCTCTCATAA atctACAGGTGCAGAATACGCAATGAAAATTGTAGATAAGTATAAATGTCAAGGTAAAGAAACAATGTGGGCAAGCGAAGTATCAATTTTACGACAAGTTTGCCatccaaatattattaatttaattgcgGAACAAGAAACTACTGATCAACTGTTTTTGGTCATGGAGCTTGTAAAA GGTGGTGATTTATTTGATGCTATTGCTGCAGCAACAAAATTTTCCGAACTTGAAGCTAGTATAATGATTGGACATTTAACATCTGCATTGGCTTACTTGCATTTACACCAAATAGTACACCGTGATGTTAAACCTGAAAACCTTTTAGTTGAAATGGATGGAAATCATGTTAGTTGTTTAAAGTTATGCGATTTTGGACTTGCTCAAGTTGTAAGGGAACCTTTGTACACAGTTTGTGGTACACCTACGTATGTAGCACCAGAAATACTTGCAGAAACAGGATATGGTttgaaa aTTGATGTATGGGCAGCTGGAGTAATACTGTATATCTTACTTTGTGGCTTTCCACCATTTGCTTCTCCTGAAAATAAGCAAGAAGAATTATTTGAGCGTATTTTAAGCGGCCAGTATGACTTTAGATCTCCATTTTGGGACGAGATTTCAGATTCTGCTAAAcaattaatatcgaatatgCTTCAAACACAACCTGAACTGAGATTTAGTGCAGAAGATGTACTTGATCATCCATGGCTAGCG AGCTTTCTAGGCGAACAGACCACAGCATCAACACCTACCAACGCGCCGGAGCAACACTGGTATCAGCGTGAGCCGATAAAGTTGGCAATTTTTGAATTTGACTTCTTCAAAAATCCAGTTCAGGGTGATAATTCGCAAGATGAAGTTGATGATGCTCCTGATAGCAGGACAAATGTTAAAAACAACC
- the LOC132905113 gene encoding serine/threonine-protein kinase GD17699-like isoform X3, with protein sequence MMEEPLSQGASPSVDSNFSGSGELSSTTIMSIDERMLDVSSRHSLNVLRTPPTKKAKRVRFFRNGDKFYTGIVMAVTPERYRSFDSLASDLTRALISSVTLPNGVRAIYTMDGKKVQSINDLEDGKCYVVSGQGEIFKKVEYSSTKVRRGSSLSGLPQSPAGTGRQISAIPLCVKAKIVTLIRHGTKPRKVVRLLLNKRNAPSLEHAMEAITEAVKLDSGAVRKVYTLSGQQVTSLEQFFENDDIFIAYGPEKSNQEDFELDFEESKSVQSFRRCPWTSKRQIGPMPRMPRKSGKKVLTTPQVRTPSPSSLILPQPLRLHYAVGHVIGEGNFAIVRHCSHKSTGAEYAMKIVDKYKCQGKETMWASEVSILRQVCHPNIINLIAEQETTDQLFLVMELVKGGDLFDAIAAATKFSELEASIMIGHLTSALAYLHLHQIVHRDVKPENLLVEMDGNHVSCLKLCDFGLAQVVREPLYTVCGTPTYVAPEILAETGYGLKIDVWAAGVILYILLCGFPPFASPENKQEELFERILSGQYDFRSPFWDEISDSAKQLISNMLQTQPELRFSAEDVLDHPWLAQSFLGEQTTASTPTNAPEQHWYQREPIKLAIFEFDFFKNPVQGDNSQDEVDDAPDSRTNVKNNRSEVLSSIESNSIDIFYNKVQKN encoded by the exons aTGATGGAAGAACCATTGAGTCAAGGTGCTTCACCATCTGTTGATAGTAATTTTTCTGGAAGCGGAGAATTAAGTTCCACTACTATAATGAGTATAGATGAAAGAATGTTGGATGTTAGCTCACGGCATTCTTTAAATGTTCTTAGAACACCGCCAACCAAGAAGGCAAAACGAGTGAGATTTTTTAGAAATggagataaattttatactgGTATTGTGATGGCTGTGACTCCAGAAAGATATCGCAGTTTTGATAGTTTAGCATCGGATTTAACAAGAGCTTTAATATCGAGCGTGACTCTACCTAATGGTGTTAGAGCAATTTATACTATGGATGGGAAAAAGGTTCAAAGTATTAATGATTTAGAAGATGGTAAATGTTATGTGGTTTCTGGCCaaggagaaatttttaaaaaagtggAATATTCATCTACCAAAGTAAGAAGAGGTAGTTCTTTATCTGGATTACCTCAATCCCCAGCTGGTACTGGTAGACAAATAAGTGCAATACCACTGTGCGTGAAAGCAAAAATAGTCACTTTAATAAGACATGGTACAAAACCTCGTAAAGTTGTACGTCTTTtactaaataaaagaaatgctCCAAGCTTAGAACATGCAATGGAAGCAATTACAGAAGCTGTTAAGTTAGATTCTGGAGCAGTAAGAAAAGTCTATACACTCTCAGGGCAACAAGTTACCTCGTTGgaacaattttttgaaaatgatGATATCTTTATAGCTTATGGGCCTGAAAAGTCAAATCAGGAAGATTTTGAATTAGATTTTGAAGAATCTAAGAGTGTGCAAAGTTTCCGAAGATGTCCATGGACATCAAAGAGACAAATTGGTCCAATGCCAAGAATGCCACGTAAATCTGGAAAAAAAGTGCTTACTACACCTCAAGTGAGGACACCGAGTCCTTCTTCGTTAATATTACCACAACCACTACGTTTACACTATGCAGTAGGACATGTAATTGGAGAAGGTAACTTTGCAATTGTTAGGCATTGCTCTCATAA atctACAGGTGCAGAATACGCAATGAAAATTGTAGATAAGTATAAATGTCAAGGTAAAGAAACAATGTGGGCAAGCGAAGTATCAATTTTACGACAAGTTTGCCatccaaatattattaatttaattgcgGAACAAGAAACTACTGATCAACTGTTTTTGGTCATGGAGCTTGTAAAA GGTGGTGATTTATTTGATGCTATTGCTGCAGCAACAAAATTTTCCGAACTTGAAGCTAGTATAATGATTGGACATTTAACATCTGCATTGGCTTACTTGCATTTACACCAAATAGTACACCGTGATGTTAAACCTGAAAACCTTTTAGTTGAAATGGATGGAAATCATGTTAGTTGTTTAAAGTTATGCGATTTTGGACTTGCTCAAGTTGTAAGGGAACCTTTGTACACAGTTTGTGGTACACCTACGTATGTAGCACCAGAAATACTTGCAGAAACAGGATATGGTttgaaa aTTGATGTATGGGCAGCTGGAGTAATACTGTATATCTTACTTTGTGGCTTTCCACCATTTGCTTCTCCTGAAAATAAGCAAGAAGAATTATTTGAGCGTATTTTAAGCGGCCAGTATGACTTTAGATCTCCATTTTGGGACGAGATTTCAGATTCTGCTAAAcaattaatatcgaatatgCTTCAAACACAACCTGAACTGAGATTTAGTGCAGAAGATGTACTTGATCATCCATGGCTAGCG CAGAGCTTTCTAGGCGAACAGACCACAGCATCAACACCTACCAACGCGCCGGAGCAACACTGGTATCAGCGTGAGCCGATAAAGTTGGCAATTTTTGAATTTGACTTCTTCAAAAATCCAGTTCAGGGTGATAATTCGCAAGATGAAGTTGATGATGCTCCTGATAGCAGGACAAATGTTAAAAACAACC
- the LOC132905113 gene encoding serine/threonine-protein kinase GD17699-like isoform X4, with product MMMEEPLSQGASPSVDSNFSGSGELSSTTIMSIDERMLDVSSRHSLNVLRTPPTKKAKRVRFFRNGDKFYTGIVMAVTPERYRSFDSLASDLTRALISSVTLPNGVRAIYTMDGKKVQSINDLEDGKCYVVSGQGEIFKKVEYSSTKVRRGSSLSGLPQSPAGTGRQISAIPLCVKAKIVTLIRHGTKPRKVVRLLLNKRNAPSLEHAMEAITEAVKLDSGAVRKVYTLSGQQVTSLEQFFENDDIFIAYGPEKSNQEDFELDFEESKSVQSFRRCPWTSKRQIGPMPRMPRKSGKKVLTTPQVRTPSPSSLILPQPLRLHYAVGHVIGEGNFAIVRHCSHKSTGAEYAMKIVDKYKCQGKETMWASEVSILRQVCHPNIINLIAEQETTDQLFLVMELVKGGDLFDAIAAATKFSELEASIMIGHLTSALAYLHLHQIVHRDVKPENLLVEMDGNHVSCLKLCDFGLAQVVREPLYTVCGTPTYVAPEILAETGYGLKIDVWAAGVILYILLCGFPPFASPENKQEELFERILSGQYDFRSPFWDEISDSAKQLISNMLQTQPELRFSAEDVLDHPWLAANRPQHQHLPTRRSNTGISVSR from the exons AT gaTGATGGAAGAACCATTGAGTCAAGGTGCTTCACCATCTGTTGATAGTAATTTTTCTGGAAGCGGAGAATTAAGTTCCACTACTATAATGAGTATAGATGAAAGAATGTTGGATGTTAGCTCACGGCATTCTTTAAATGTTCTTAGAACACCGCCAACCAAGAAGGCAAAACGAGTGAGATTTTTTAGAAATggagataaattttatactgGTATTGTGATGGCTGTGACTCCAGAAAGATATCGCAGTTTTGATAGTTTAGCATCGGATTTAACAAGAGCTTTAATATCGAGCGTGACTCTACCTAATGGTGTTAGAGCAATTTATACTATGGATGGGAAAAAGGTTCAAAGTATTAATGATTTAGAAGATGGTAAATGTTATGTGGTTTCTGGCCaaggagaaatttttaaaaaagtggAATATTCATCTACCAAAGTAAGAAGAGGTAGTTCTTTATCTGGATTACCTCAATCCCCAGCTGGTACTGGTAGACAAATAAGTGCAATACCACTGTGCGTGAAAGCAAAAATAGTCACTTTAATAAGACATGGTACAAAACCTCGTAAAGTTGTACGTCTTTtactaaataaaagaaatgctCCAAGCTTAGAACATGCAATGGAAGCAATTACAGAAGCTGTTAAGTTAGATTCTGGAGCAGTAAGAAAAGTCTATACACTCTCAGGGCAACAAGTTACCTCGTTGgaacaattttttgaaaatgatGATATCTTTATAGCTTATGGGCCTGAAAAGTCAAATCAGGAAGATTTTGAATTAGATTTTGAAGAATCTAAGAGTGTGCAAAGTTTCCGAAGATGTCCATGGACATCAAAGAGACAAATTGGTCCAATGCCAAGAATGCCACGTAAATCTGGAAAAAAAGTGCTTACTACACCTCAAGTGAGGACACCGAGTCCTTCTTCGTTAATATTACCACAACCACTACGTTTACACTATGCAGTAGGACATGTAATTGGAGAAGGTAACTTTGCAATTGTTAGGCATTGCTCTCATAA atctACAGGTGCAGAATACGCAATGAAAATTGTAGATAAGTATAAATGTCAAGGTAAAGAAACAATGTGGGCAAGCGAAGTATCAATTTTACGACAAGTTTGCCatccaaatattattaatttaattgcgGAACAAGAAACTACTGATCAACTGTTTTTGGTCATGGAGCTTGTAAAA GGTGGTGATTTATTTGATGCTATTGCTGCAGCAACAAAATTTTCCGAACTTGAAGCTAGTATAATGATTGGACATTTAACATCTGCATTGGCTTACTTGCATTTACACCAAATAGTACACCGTGATGTTAAACCTGAAAACCTTTTAGTTGAAATGGATGGAAATCATGTTAGTTGTTTAAAGTTATGCGATTTTGGACTTGCTCAAGTTGTAAGGGAACCTTTGTACACAGTTTGTGGTACACCTACGTATGTAGCACCAGAAATACTTGCAGAAACAGGATATGGTttgaaa aTTGATGTATGGGCAGCTGGAGTAATACTGTATATCTTACTTTGTGGCTTTCCACCATTTGCTTCTCCTGAAAATAAGCAAGAAGAATTATTTGAGCGTATTTTAAGCGGCCAGTATGACTTTAGATCTCCATTTTGGGACGAGATTTCAGATTCTGCTAAAcaattaatatcgaatatgCTTCAAACACAACCTGAACTGAGATTTAGTGCAGAAGATGTACTTGATCATCCATGGCTAGCG GCGAACAGACCACAGCATCAACACCTACCAACGCGCCGGAGCAACACTGGTATCAGCGTGAGCCGATAA
- the LOC132905113 gene encoding serine/threonine-protein kinase GD17699-like isoform X1: protein MMMEEPLSQGASPSVDSNFSGSGELSSTTIMSIDERMLDVSSRHSLNVLRTPPTKKAKRVRFFRNGDKFYTGIVMAVTPERYRSFDSLASDLTRALISSVTLPNGVRAIYTMDGKKVQSINDLEDGKCYVVSGQGEIFKKVEYSSTKVRRGSSLSGLPQSPAGTGRQISAIPLCVKAKIVTLIRHGTKPRKVVRLLLNKRNAPSLEHAMEAITEAVKLDSGAVRKVYTLSGQQVTSLEQFFENDDIFIAYGPEKSNQEDFELDFEESKSVQSFRRCPWTSKRQIGPMPRMPRKSGKKVLTTPQVRTPSPSSLILPQPLRLHYAVGHVIGEGNFAIVRHCSHKSTGAEYAMKIVDKYKCQGKETMWASEVSILRQVCHPNIINLIAEQETTDQLFLVMELVKGGDLFDAIAAATKFSELEASIMIGHLTSALAYLHLHQIVHRDVKPENLLVEMDGNHVSCLKLCDFGLAQVVREPLYTVCGTPTYVAPEILAETGYGLKIDVWAAGVILYILLCGFPPFASPENKQEELFERILSGQYDFRSPFWDEISDSAKQLISNMLQTQPELRFSAEDVLDHPWLAQSFLGEQTTASTPTNAPEQHWYQREPIKLAIFEFDFFKNPVQGDNSQDEVDDAPDSRTNVKNNRSEVLSSIESNSIDIFYNKVQKN, encoded by the exons AT gaTGATGGAAGAACCATTGAGTCAAGGTGCTTCACCATCTGTTGATAGTAATTTTTCTGGAAGCGGAGAATTAAGTTCCACTACTATAATGAGTATAGATGAAAGAATGTTGGATGTTAGCTCACGGCATTCTTTAAATGTTCTTAGAACACCGCCAACCAAGAAGGCAAAACGAGTGAGATTTTTTAGAAATggagataaattttatactgGTATTGTGATGGCTGTGACTCCAGAAAGATATCGCAGTTTTGATAGTTTAGCATCGGATTTAACAAGAGCTTTAATATCGAGCGTGACTCTACCTAATGGTGTTAGAGCAATTTATACTATGGATGGGAAAAAGGTTCAAAGTATTAATGATTTAGAAGATGGTAAATGTTATGTGGTTTCTGGCCaaggagaaatttttaaaaaagtggAATATTCATCTACCAAAGTAAGAAGAGGTAGTTCTTTATCTGGATTACCTCAATCCCCAGCTGGTACTGGTAGACAAATAAGTGCAATACCACTGTGCGTGAAAGCAAAAATAGTCACTTTAATAAGACATGGTACAAAACCTCGTAAAGTTGTACGTCTTTtactaaataaaagaaatgctCCAAGCTTAGAACATGCAATGGAAGCAATTACAGAAGCTGTTAAGTTAGATTCTGGAGCAGTAAGAAAAGTCTATACACTCTCAGGGCAACAAGTTACCTCGTTGgaacaattttttgaaaatgatGATATCTTTATAGCTTATGGGCCTGAAAAGTCAAATCAGGAAGATTTTGAATTAGATTTTGAAGAATCTAAGAGTGTGCAAAGTTTCCGAAGATGTCCATGGACATCAAAGAGACAAATTGGTCCAATGCCAAGAATGCCACGTAAATCTGGAAAAAAAGTGCTTACTACACCTCAAGTGAGGACACCGAGTCCTTCTTCGTTAATATTACCACAACCACTACGTTTACACTATGCAGTAGGACATGTAATTGGAGAAGGTAACTTTGCAATTGTTAGGCATTGCTCTCATAA atctACAGGTGCAGAATACGCAATGAAAATTGTAGATAAGTATAAATGTCAAGGTAAAGAAACAATGTGGGCAAGCGAAGTATCAATTTTACGACAAGTTTGCCatccaaatattattaatttaattgcgGAACAAGAAACTACTGATCAACTGTTTTTGGTCATGGAGCTTGTAAAA GGTGGTGATTTATTTGATGCTATTGCTGCAGCAACAAAATTTTCCGAACTTGAAGCTAGTATAATGATTGGACATTTAACATCTGCATTGGCTTACTTGCATTTACACCAAATAGTACACCGTGATGTTAAACCTGAAAACCTTTTAGTTGAAATGGATGGAAATCATGTTAGTTGTTTAAAGTTATGCGATTTTGGACTTGCTCAAGTTGTAAGGGAACCTTTGTACACAGTTTGTGGTACACCTACGTATGTAGCACCAGAAATACTTGCAGAAACAGGATATGGTttgaaa aTTGATGTATGGGCAGCTGGAGTAATACTGTATATCTTACTTTGTGGCTTTCCACCATTTGCTTCTCCTGAAAATAAGCAAGAAGAATTATTTGAGCGTATTTTAAGCGGCCAGTATGACTTTAGATCTCCATTTTGGGACGAGATTTCAGATTCTGCTAAAcaattaatatcgaatatgCTTCAAACACAACCTGAACTGAGATTTAGTGCAGAAGATGTACTTGATCATCCATGGCTAGCG CAGAGCTTTCTAGGCGAACAGACCACAGCATCAACACCTACCAACGCGCCGGAGCAACACTGGTATCAGCGTGAGCCGATAAAGTTGGCAATTTTTGAATTTGACTTCTTCAAAAATCCAGTTCAGGGTGATAATTCGCAAGATGAAGTTGATGATGCTCCTGATAGCAGGACAAATGTTAAAAACAACC